In Thalassophryne amazonica chromosome 14, fThaAma1.1, whole genome shotgun sequence, one DNA window encodes the following:
- the LOC117524539 gene encoding T-cell surface glycoprotein CD3 zeta chain-like codes for MASLRISVLVLAVLILPVSTSTDRYYVTDPITCYILDGVLIIYCIAATALYIREKIKNLPPLYDTEPHKEDAGIYQDLNRPKDADPYQVLQSKGKAGKKKKSKSREPKDKEKDAYETLMPISPPQAPQ; via the exons atggcctcACTGCGGATAAGTGTGCTTGTGCTGGCTGTTCTTATCCTGCCCGTATCCACCTCCACGG ATCGTTATTATGTGACTGACCCAATCACCTGCTACATTCTGGACGGGGTCCTGATCATTTACTGCATTGCTGCCACTGCGTTATACATCAGGGAAAAG ATTAAAAATCTGCCACCTTTGTATGACACCGAACCT CATAAAGAGGATGCAGGCATCTACCAG gACCTCAATAGACCCAAAGATGCTGATCCTTACCAGGTGCTTCAATCAAAAGGAAAA gctggcaagaaaaaaaaatccaag TCCAGAGAACCGAAGGATAAAGAAAAGGACGCCTATGAAACTTTGATGCCCATCAGTCCACCTCAGGCTCCACAGTGA